In Phaseolus vulgaris cultivar G19833 chromosome 7, P. vulgaris v2.0, whole genome shotgun sequence, the genomic stretch tatattatggcAAAATAGTTTCATACTAATTGTTTATTTGGATGAACTCCTCAATAAAGATTTCtataatagttaaataaaattcattttttatatataaaaaataatttataaaagtgtttttaaaatactgtttttaatttatacattacCTTATGGGAAGATTAattccttttttctttcttatgagaaaaaaattattcaaaacatgtcataatacattattatttatggttttgttttctctttatCAATTAATTACTAGTAGAAAAGATAATTTATTGGTCTATTTACGCAAATTAATATATCCTGGtattatgattaatatttaaatatttaggtTTCTTCTATGTAAAAGAATATAAACCTTGTTTGGTGGTTTTTTCGATTTTTATTTATCTCACGGTctctcattattattatttttttggaaggaaaactttattaaatatagTAATTCAATTATTCTATGGAGACGAATAGTCAACAAAATTGATAGATATTCTATATTAACAATGTAAAAAAGAAAATCTCATCTTAGATTTTAAATagtgttattttaaaatttagtagtatggattaaaataaaataatatatactccaataaataattttgactTTGTTAGGCAATTATATTAAACTCTACAACTATAGTAATCTCATCATTCAATCTGAGGTGTTCAATTCACTATATTAATTTCACAAATAATCTCACAACTCACAAGAAAGGGAATAATGGATTACACCTGGTTTGAAAAGCCAATGAGAGAATAATAAGATTAAACTCATAAATGAGCCTCTTCTGATAAGGTAGAAAGCTTAATTGACATGTACATTAGCTACCATAATAAGAGGTGCCATTCCTGTGAGATAACTTTTGTGAAATTGTTAAGGTTGTCTGTTAACTAAGATCAAAAAATATCTTGGTGGTGCCAACACTAAAATATGAAGTATAAACCTCATTCAAGTGAGCGCCTAAAATCAAGCCACGAGATAATGTCATTATGGACAGCAAAAATTCTCTCATCAGGTTCCCCTTCCAAGATGCCGTGGTAACCTCCTTCATAGATCTTTAGTGTCTTATCCTTGCTAGAAGCTTTCTCATAAAGAAATTGGCTCACTAATGGATCTGTCACCTTATCTGCTGCTCCATGAAGAATCAATAATGGAGCTGAAACCTGCATTACTCTCAAAAGATATAAATGTTTTCAATTTATATGACAGTTATTGCATGCAAAAAATCACATATAAACCAGAGCAGAAATCCACATGTTGTTCTTGAAAATAACATGTAACAGAACTACAGAAGGGAAAGAAAGCAAAAACTAACCACCTTGTTTAATTGTGACTCGATTTCTTGAGTGGCACTTAGAAGCTCCATGCCAGTTTTCAACCGTGTTGGATCATCATAAGAAATAACATTGTAACCAGCCTACAAAGGAAAGAATCAAGTCCTATAATTAGTTTGTACAGAAGTGCAAACTTTCAGGGACTAGTTTTGCTCAAGTTCTTTTCATAGTTCACAATAATTCAATGATAGAAGATACTGTGGATCAGTTCATGCTTCAGCCACTTTCAGTCATGAACTTGAAATCACTATATAAGAATTAAGGCAAGGGTGCATGTCACTTTTTTTAACAGAAATATATATGTGGTTTAGCCTATGATCCCACGATGTTGCAGAAAAAAATTGTGACAAATGGACAAGCTAAATGCCACCCACTAAACAGgaggttataaattaaaatttatgaagagAGATCATTAGGATTTGTGACCTCAAACATTTAGTAAATGTAAGACAAGTTACAAAAAGGAGGGTATAGAAAGACACTGGTCAATCATTTCAACTTGTAAGCATGGAACATTTAGAGGTTGACAAAATTACCAACCACTTTTCTCTTGCCAGGTTCTCGGAAAGTCAGCTTAGATATATCCTTGTGTGGGAACAGCTTTGCCTTTGGCATCACTTTAGACAGAATACTTAATACCTTCAAAACTGCAGTTGATGGTAGCATGCCCTCTGCAATCTTGGCACCAAAACAAGAATAAATCAGGGTTTATCTGATACATATTCAAATATTCCCAAGAAAGGCTATTCTTCAAATGATGGATGCTTTCATTTTCCTATAGATTGACTTTGGACTCCTTCCAATTTTGACTGGGAGAAAAGTCTCATCAGAAGTTTTTAAGACAagcattaattttttaaattcattgaATGTATAAGATACCAAATATTGAATACAGATCACAAACATAAATAATTGATAAGAAAAGAAGACTTTAAAATTAGATCCACTCATAATCGGATCATAAAATTCTGTGATACATATTACATTGTTCTTATCTTTGAAATATTAACAGCGCCTATTGAATTAGGAGGTATTAGTCACAAATTGGAGGGTGATGTTTGTCATGTCCAACTTCAGAAAACTTAAGGTGTGGCAACGTTTATTGCCAATATCTATTTTGAGGGTAAGGAGCCTtcagaaaaacaaaattgaaccTTAGAGATGACAAAGACATGACAAGAATAAAACAGTTCAGAGCTCTCAAACTATGGAATGAATAAGAACATGAAATTTATAATAATGAAGTGGATGACATCAACTGCAACATGGAGGAATGGACTTACTTTACACATTGGTGCAACAAGGATTACTCCATCCCAAGTGTTTGGTTCCTTCAAATGAACCTTAAGAGCAATTGCTCCACCCATAGACTGCCCCATTATATATCGAGGCAACCCACTCACCTCAGGCCTATCTGTCAATTGAAATataaagattacaaatttacaacAAAGATCGATATGACATCATGGATGCCAAAAAGTCTTACCTTTGATTTTTGTATACTGTTCTATAACATCATCAACCAAATCATCAAAATCTGATATATAACCGTGTAATCCTTCAGATAGACCGAAACCTGGATAGTCCATAGCATAAACACCATACCCAGAAGCAGCTATTCTTTTGGCAATACctgaataaaaattcaaatactCCCCCTGTTACATTTGGCAAGTTTCAAGCTTTGATAAAAATTGACAGCACAACATACTTCAAAGGGCAACTTAGCtactttttaaaatgaaattgggCTCAATTATATTTTTGAGCACTCTAAACATCGTGACTTTTCTATTTGGTTTCCCATTTTTAATAAGTTGTAATTTAGTCTTCGTGAATATTTTCTTCCCTATACAGTCTCTATAATCTTTTGTATGTTTTGTCAATTTAAAGGGCTCGAAGCAAAACTCATAATATTTAACAGGACAAAATCTGTAAGTAAAACAGACACTCAACTACATTACTAGTGTACAAGAACAACAAAAGCTTTACTCACTTCTCCCACCAGATAAGACGAGTTACCTTGATCATAATGCATCACTTGCCTCAATGAAATACTAAAACTATAGTATTAGATtacaagttttttttcaaaatgagaGACTAAATGACAAATTTTTATCATTAGACTGAGTAAAAACATATCTAAGGGTTTAAGGAATGTAATTATGACAAAGCACCTTCAAAGAAAAAAGTGCAAGTGCTGCCATATCCATGACAGAAACACAAAGCAGCCTTGAGTGGAACGCCAGATTCAGGCATCCAACTTTTGCAGAAAATTTCCAATCCCCTGGAGTTCCTCTCGTACCACTAATAAACAAGAAACCAAATTGATCATATTTTTCAACAAACTAACAAAAGAAAGCGTGTCCCCGCAGAGAGTGTTTGCCAAAAATAGAAAAGGCTTACTTCTTCAGTTCTGATCCCAGCAGGAGCAGCCTAGTTAGCCAACCCAAGACAAAACAGGGGAGATATTGAAAAATCAAAACGAATGAGTGATTCTTTAACAAGGCAAAAATCTGAAAGATGGATGCAACCAAAGCCATATTGCAAAGATAATGATAAATTGGAGAGAACTAA encodes the following:
- the LOC137828471 gene encoding caffeoylshikimate esterase-like isoform X1, with amino-acid sequence MEVSEVLRFRSHSFSLFRRASISSTEHPHNHVIPIPPKFSTNTTLSVATTAKKKSSIEGVSEELTTIASMNLDFAPSRRRVRAAFAEVHQQLDHFLFKAAPAGIRTEEWYERNSRGLEIFCKSWMPESGVPLKAALCFCHGYGSTCTFFFEGIAKRIAASGYGVYAMDYPGFGLSEGLHGYISDFDDLVDDVIEQYTKIKDRPEVSGLPRYIMGQSMGGAIALKVHLKEPNTWDGVILVAPMCKIAEGMLPSTAVLKVLSILSKVMPKAKLFPHKDISKLTFREPGKRKVAGYNVISYDDPTRLKTGMELLSATQEIESQLNKVSAPLLILHGAADKVTDPLVSQFLYEKASSKDKTLKIYEGGYHGILEGEPDERIFAVHNDIISWLDFRRSLE
- the LOC137828471 gene encoding caffeoylshikimate esterase-like isoform X2, coding for MEVSEVLRFRSHSFSLFRRASISSTEHPHNHVIPIPPKFSTNTTLSVATTAKKKSSIEGVSEELTTIASMNLDFAPSRRRVRAAFAEVHQQLDHFLFKAAPAGIRTEEWYERNSRGLEIFCKSWMPESGVPLKAALCFCHGYGSTCTFFFEGIAKRIAASGYGVYAMDYPGFGLSEGLHGYISDFDDLVDDVIEQYTKIKDRPEVSGLPRYIMGQSMGGAIALKVHLKEPNTWDGVILVAPMCKAGYNVISYDDPTRLKTGMELLSATQEIESQLNKVSAPLLILHGAADKVTDPLVSQFLYEKASSKDKTLKIYEGGYHGILEGEPDERIFAVHNDIISWLDFRRSLE